The Flavobacterium faecale genome has a segment encoding these proteins:
- a CDS encoding alkaline phosphatase D family protein, whose amino-acid sequence MRSKLSVLAFFISIVLFAQNGILKSGPMVGYCEMKEAMIWLQTTETAKVKIEYFDIENPTVHYFSDEFQSSKEVAYTYHILLDQLQEGKKYQYQLIINDKKVTVPYETTFRSKKFWQWRENAPEFKIAFGSCSYINENPLDRPGKGYGSEYEIFETIAKQNPDIMLWGGDNTYLREADYDSKTGIYHRNTHTRAIKEIQPLLAKAQNIAIWDDHDFGPDDSNRSFYNKYLTQKAFKDFWANKSYGMDPSQQEGVYTTFNWGDAEFFLLDNRFFRSPDERKTGKLTMLGDKQLEWLIDALATSRANFKIVVIGGQVLNSDPKTENYGHYPEEKEKLLSEIAANDIKGVLFLSGDRHFSELSRLERPNTYPLYDWTVSPLTAGVASGKYVAYDNKLRVKDSAFFTHNFGTITFSRDNDNRKMELLLLDKDGNTLWTRTITKNELQ is encoded by the coding sequence ATGAGATCAAAATTATCTGTCTTAGCATTTTTTATTAGCATTGTACTTTTTGCCCAAAACGGAATTCTGAAATCGGGACCAATGGTTGGTTATTGCGAAATGAAGGAAGCCATGATATGGTTGCAAACTACAGAAACAGCTAAAGTAAAGATCGAATATTTTGATATCGAAAATCCAACTGTACATTATTTCTCAGACGAATTTCAAAGTTCGAAAGAAGTAGCGTATACTTACCACATTTTACTAGACCAATTACAAGAAGGAAAAAAGTACCAGTACCAACTAATCATCAACGATAAAAAGGTAACTGTTCCCTACGAGACTACCTTTCGATCTAAAAAATTTTGGCAATGGCGCGAAAATGCTCCTGAATTCAAAATTGCGTTTGGCAGTTGTTCTTATATCAATGAAAATCCGTTGGACCGACCTGGTAAAGGCTACGGAAGTGAATATGAAATATTTGAAACCATTGCCAAGCAAAATCCAGACATCATGCTGTGGGGAGGTGATAATACCTATTTGCGAGAAGCTGATTATGATAGTAAAACAGGAATTTACCACCGCAATACGCACACACGTGCTATAAAAGAAATACAACCATTATTAGCAAAAGCTCAAAATATAGCTATCTGGGATGATCATGATTTTGGTCCCGATGACAGTAACAGAAGTTTTTACAACAAATATCTAACTCAAAAAGCATTTAAAGATTTTTGGGCTAACAAGTCATATGGCATGGACCCAAGCCAACAAGAAGGAGTTTACACCACCTTTAATTGGGGTGATGCCGAGTTCTTTTTGTTAGACAACCGATTCTTTCGATCACCAGACGAGAGAAAAACCGGAAAACTCACTATGTTAGGAGATAAACAGCTAGAATGGTTGATTGATGCGTTGGCGACTTCAAGAGCCAATTTTAAAATAGTTGTTATTGGAGGACAAGTTTTAAACTCAGATCCAAAAACAGAAAATTATGGTCATTATCCCGAAGAGAAAGAAAAATTACTATCTGAAATCGCAGCCAATGACATCAAGGGCGTTTTGTTCTTATCTGGAGACCGACATTTTTCTGAATTATCCCGTTTAGAACGACCAAATACGTATCCCCTATACGACTGGACGGTATCTCCGCTGACGGCAGGAGTTGCATCAGGTAAATATGTTGCGTACGATAATAAACTTCGTGTAAAGGATAGTGCCTTTTTTACGCATAATTTCGGGACCATCACTTTTTCACGTGATAATGATAATCGCAAAATGGAGCTTTTACTTCTAGACAAAGACGGAAATACATTGTGGACCAGAACAATCACTAAAAATGAGCTTCAATAA
- the rlmF gene encoding 23S rRNA (adenine(1618)-N(6))-methyltransferase RlmF, translating into MMAKQLTEKTKLHPRNLHRSRYDFKLLIERYPALKNFVSTNKHDPESSDETIDFSDPDAVKALNKALLITYYGIQNWDIPKDYLCPPIPGRADYIHNVADLLATTNGGIIPEGESIHGLDIGVGANCIYPILGNSIYGWNFVGTDIDDKALKNCSKIIESNPKLVDAISLQQQIEARFIFKNIITPEDKFEFILCNPPFHTSQEEATQGSIRKINNLENTRTTKPILNFGGHNTELWCEGGEFRFISQMIYESAKYPMQILWFTTLVAKQSHLKSLYKVLNKVNAANIRTIDMAQGQKTSRILAWSFLSDQQQEEWQFQKSDQVI; encoded by the coding sequence ATGATGGCTAAACAGCTTACAGAAAAAACAAAATTACATCCTAGAAATCTACATCGTTCACGATATGATTTTAAACTTTTGATAGAACGTTACCCTGCATTAAAAAACTTTGTTAGTACTAACAAACATGATCCAGAGAGTTCAGATGAAACCATAGACTTTAGCGATCCCGATGCTGTAAAAGCTTTAAACAAAGCACTACTTATTACTTATTATGGTATTCAAAATTGGGATATTCCAAAAGATTACCTTTGCCCACCAATACCCGGTCGCGCAGATTACATACATAATGTTGCCGACCTACTTGCCACTACTAATGGCGGTATAATCCCAGAAGGAGAAAGCATTCATGGACTTGATATTGGTGTTGGAGCCAATTGCATTTATCCCATCTTAGGAAATTCAATTTACGGATGGAACTTTGTAGGAACAGATATTGACGACAAAGCATTAAAAAATTGTAGCAAAATAATAGAGTCAAATCCAAAATTAGTAGATGCTATAAGTTTACAGCAGCAAATTGAGGCCCGCTTTATTTTTAAAAATATTATTACTCCCGAAGATAAGTTCGAATTTATACTGTGTAACCCACCCTTCCACACCTCACAAGAGGAAGCGACTCAGGGCAGTATTCGAAAAATAAATAATTTAGAAAATACAAGGACAACCAAACCAATCTTAAATTTTGGCGGACACAATACTGAATTATGGTGTGAAGGTGGCGAGTTTCGTTTCATTTCACAAATGATTTATGAAAGTGCCAAATATCCCATGCAAATATTATGGTTTACTACTTTGGTAGCCAAACAATCGCATTTAAAAAGTTTGTATAAAGTACTAAATAAAGTGAACGCTGCAAACATTCGAACAATTGACATGGCACAAGGACAAAAAACGAGTCGAATTTTGGCTTGGTCTTTTTTGAGCGATCAACAACAAGAAGAATGGCAATTTCAAAAAAGTGATCAAGTAATTTAA